A genomic stretch from Mya arenaria isolate MELC-2E11 chromosome 10, ASM2691426v1 includes:
- the LOC128205415 gene encoding uncharacterized protein LOC128205415 isoform X2, giving the protein MYLSEKSRKSEPIGAIIGGGIGGGVAVLAVIAVVVYVFFRKRSIGKPTEDLNIEYVNQTDGSLQRKNKDIESNIENSYEKLDSRTTADAKDDYEQLPAGQQLTSNSE; this is encoded by the exons ATTTATCAGAGAAAAGCAGGAAGTCAGAGCCAATTGGCGCAATAATAGGAGGTGGAATCGGAGGGGGTGTTGCAGTACTTGCAGTAATTGCCGTTGTCGTATACGTTTTTTTCAGGAAACG GTCCATTGGAAAACCAACGGAAGACTTAAACATCGAATATGTTAATCAAACTGATGGATCTTTACAACGAAAGAACAAAG ACATTGAAAGCAACATCGAGAATTCATACGAAAAGCTTGATTCCAGAACTACAGCAGATGCTAAGGATGACTATGAGCAACTACCAGCGGGACAACAATTAACAAGCAACTCTGAATAA